In Desulfosporosinus youngiae DSM 17734, the genomic stretch TGCCAGCACTAATCTTGAAGTAAATGGCAAATCAGAACTTCGTGCCTTAGCGATTCCTGTTCAGGTTTTGATACAACAAAAGCCCGGGAGCCCGGGCTTTCAGCTTTAATAGGGGATCAGTCCGCAGTCTTCCAGGATCTGCTGGCCTTTTTTGCTTAAAATCAAATCCAGGAAAGCTTTGGCCGGCCCAGGGTTTTCAGCATTTTTCAGGATCGAAACGGCAAATTCAATAGGGGCTCCGAAGGTGGTAATCATCTCGCCGGAATGCCTGCCTTGCAGGCTTACGGCAGCCTGGCGATAATAGTCCGCCTGGGCGGGGCTGGAGAGGTTGATTTTTTCGGGAAGGGTCAGATGGTTCAGGCCAAATTGATTGACTACGCAGAGATATTCAAAGGCATAGTCCAGTTTACCCATCAGAACATCCGAGGCCAAGTCATAGGATTTAGGGTAAATCAAATCCCCCCAGCAGCGCTGGTCCAGCTGGGCAAAGAGGCCGGGCCGACGGTAATACTGCTCCGCCAGCTGCCAGACCATCAGTGTGCGATATCCGCAGGGATCTAAATGCTGGTTGGAACGCCCAAAGCTGACGTCTTCCCGCAGCAAGATATCGAACCAGTTGGC encodes the following:
- a CDS encoding extracellular solute-binding protein, with protein sequence MSQESILTILHAGALRKPMVECAKLLQAAQPELDIRLESYGSRSCARQVREGKAADILALADPLLFAELLGPEYVDNYYIFANDQIVLAFNEFSRGSGEIGAANWFDILLREDVSFGRSNQHLDPCGYRTLMVWQLAEQYYRRPGLFAQLDQRCWGDLIYPKSYDLASDVLMGKLDYAFEYLCVVNQFGLNHLTLPEKINLSSPAQADYYRQAAVSLQGRHSGEMITTFGAPIEFAVSILKNAENPGPAKAFLDLILSKKGQQILEDCGLIPY